The sequence TACTTTAGTTTCGCATGATCGAGCTTAATCTTCGCAATACCAAGCTTGTCTTTCTTGCATAGTGAACAAAATCTTCAACTTTAGCCTTTACTACTTTGTACATTATAATATGAAAGCCTAACAATGATATATAAATTAATCATGAATTTAGCTAACATCTAACTCCTAACACATTTAATACACCAcaagaaactaattttttttttttaggcctaAAACATGTTTTACTCCTTCAAGAACTCACACAAGTCACAAACCTATCAAACATCTTAATCTTCACAATTTAAAGTTTATGCGGATCAACCATTCTTTCTTTGGACATAGATGGTAGGATCATGAAGAATGCAGAATTCACGATTCTAAATAAAGATTTTACTTGATGGGATCAGTGGTGGCTCCAGGAATATTTTTCAGGATgatcattaagaaacttaaattatatcaAGAACTCTCACAAGTCACAAACCTATCAAACATCTTAATCTTCACAATTTAAAGTTTATGCGGATCAACCATTCTTTCTTTGGACATAGATGGTAGGATCATGAAGAATGCAGAATTCACGATTCTAAATAAAGATTTTACTTGATGGGATCAGTGGTGGCTCCAGGAATATTTTTCAGGATgatcattaagaaacttaaattatacaaaatttaataaaaatagaacttcACATAttgaccataaaaaaaaaaaaaaaaaaccacatacacacacaaaggcataaagtcttacaatttcctttttgaattttcttattttgaaaattttgcacgATAGTCTCATTATTAATACTGCAAattacatctttttcaaaattttagttccatacaaattttcttgggctttttctttttgtttgtaaggacttaatatattgttaagatgatcaaagtttaaagaaaaatttgactacaaactaagctgtagcctaaggttacaactttcactaaacaaattaacatatatagttacatattttgaaaattcaaatgttaaattgaatattctttatgttcttaaaacacatgtcaaatttcatgtcaatcaaaaattatttactatttaatctatacttattttttatatataattttagacaacaaaaattcaaaattaaaagatttgagtgataacatagctattgatatttgatctttttgaaattttgcaagcatgcaTGGaggattaaagaaaaaaatgtaatctagtGTTAGATTTGCCAAAAtttatatccaataaaaaaaattgagtggagttgtagtCTTAatttacaactaaatttattgctaaattttgtccGAAGTGTAATTATGTTAAgcgtaaaaaaatttaaggtggtcccaaatattttttaaggataaaaaatcataaattttacatataataattaattttttttccaagtcagGATGGTCCTATAACCACGCTGGACTCTACGTGGAGCTGCCAGTGGATGGGATTGAAAGTAGGTTTGCATTAACTTCACCGTATTTTGATTTTCCTTATACAATCCCGACTGGATTTCAGAGCTTATTTTCATTATTCCTCTCCTTCAGGTAATGTTTGGCTCTTGACTCTACGTGGAGCTGCCAGTGGATGGGATTGAAAGTAGTTTTGCATTAACTTCACCGTATTTTGATTTTCCTTATACAATCCCGACTGGATTTCAGAGCTTATTTTCATTATTCCTCTCCTTCAGGTAATGTTTGGCTCTTTGCACTAACTTTTGCAGTCCCCTATCATGTGGCAGTAGTGATATTCGATGTCTTTCAAACAAAATATTGGCTTCCATTCGACTTGGTCACTAATACACCTAAAGTGCACCTGGTGCATTTTATTTAAACCACGTTAGCATTTAGGTTCACAAATTGTAGTGGCAATAAGGATTAGAATGTCATTCATAGTCAAAATTTTGACTGTGAAATTAAGAGAGCATATAGTAAAAAGAGCCATAGATGGGAAGTTCATAAAAGCATGAGAAGTGATATTAATTGCACTCTGAACTACTTCTAAACTTTAGTAGTGAAAAATACCTCTGAGGGCATGCAATCACTTGAAGGAAATTAGGATTATGTGCAAATTATACTGACTTCTTTTGAAATAGTTTCTTAGCGCGGGCATCCCTATATAGATTTTAGGGCAAGTAGATAGTAATTTTAATTCACGATTTTAGTTTAAATTCATGTGTGTGTATTGGTGTGTGAAATGTTGCGTGTAACACGTTTTACCGTAGATTTATATGCCAAAACTTACCATATAGTGACCCTTCCTAGTTTATATAATACAATCATTCATCCACATACAGACACATTCTTAGGTTTTTTCAGTGACTGTAGCTTCTGCTATTCATTCTATTAagattttgcttttttgtttatttaccTACACATTCTCATGATGGCCTCAATTAGCCTCGAGGAGCTCCACCTTTTTCACAAAATTGATAGAGAGATATTCTCGCGACTAGTTATTAAATTAGCCCGAGATCCAACAGAATCCTTGCTTGTCATGGCTGCATGGTTGTGGCTCGAAGAAAAGGGTTATCCCAACATTGTTGAAAAAATGGTGGAGATGCCTGATGCTACTGTAAATGCATTGGCAAACGAAGCTGTTTTATGTCTCAAGTGCCTAGATCCCAGCACTCCTTCTGCGGCAGTAAGCGGTGGCATTCCCATCACTGCAAGACTCATGGAAAGGGACATATCTCTACAACTGTTCAGGCAAAATAGATTCACTGCAACTACTGGGATCAAGAATTTTCTTAACACtatttgttgccaaatttttaCAGATATTTTGCAACAAGTTATGGCTGGCACTTCACAATCAACTTCGAGCCAACCTTTTGATCTCCCTGGTTCTCCACACCCAATATTTGGTCCCATCACTATAGTACCAACGACTACACAGTGTGATTTTCCTACAGGAGAATTATGGGGTTGGCAAGCAACTGATTGTGCTTCGGAGGATGATAGGACAATCTTTTTGACATTTTCTCGGGGTTTTCCAGTGTTGGAAGAGGAAGTGAGGGAgctttttacaaaaaaatatggAGATTGTGTGGAGAGTGTGCATATGGGGAATGCACCTTCCAATAATTCACAGCCCTTGTATGCTAAGATGGTTTTGCGTTCTGTTGAGAATGTTGATCGAATTTTGAGTGGACTTCACATTGCAAAATTCCGGATCAATGGGAAACACATATGGGCTAGAAAGTATGAACGTCGAGAATAGATTATCTAAGagagccaaattcaaaaaaaaattgcattttccttttcttctatATGGATATGTAATAACTCCTTAGTCCTAGGATGGGGTTTGGTGCTTAGCCGTGTTTTCAAGTTGTTTTGTTATTGTCTTGCCCAGTGGTTGTTATTGgggctttttttatttatttgctaaTAGACTCTAATGTtattttgcccaaaaaaaaaaaaaaaaaaaaaccaaagaaagaaataaatttttataattcttgtTCACTTGGAAATTTTCATACAttaatacttctttttttttttttcctcatgagatatattttgttaattcaaATTAGAAGATCCAAACATCCCTATGGTCTGACAATAGCCTGAAATGACAGCTTGTAATCAAAGGTCTAGGGTTGACTTCTCTAATTGATATACATATATCggatgaactaaaaaaaaaaaaaaaaaagagaattttttatACAACCCTTAAAATATGATTCTTATGGGTAACATTATAGTTTATTTCAACAGTTTTAATCTTAatacatattttgtttatttatattcatGAAGAAATTGTGTAGATTAAATCACTTGAAAACACattgtaataataaaaagttgatGTCATATCCTCGTATAGATGTATTTCAATTGGTTGGTATCTCATCATATTTTACAAGATATCTAAGATTTAAATTTCCCTCCCCATTGTAActaaagaattatatatatatatatatattacaaaaatttgaaattacacCATTTTTCATGACtaacttaaataaatttttctccaaaaaaaaaaaaaaaaacttctttaataaattagataatATTTCTTAAGTTATTGTAATAAATTAgcaatataaataaagataaattaaatttttgataaCCATCTCAAAATTTTCCCAAACATTGCTTTGTCACTCTCTACACACGCTTATTTATCCTCtaaaaattctttcttttatctttcaaaTAAACTGCACACaactaatttattttctattttagataaatatttgtttattcaaACCTTTTGTTATGTTCACTTATTACATGTGCTCCATGTCTAGTCaaacttaataataaatattgtcaTGTTAATTTGTTGTAGTTTACAAAAGTGtgtaagaaaacaaaatttgcgTCTTTCTATATTTGGTGTAGTAATGAAAAATCCTTTAAACagaataaaatattcatagtcAACAAGAACAAAACctaaagaaatattttaaataaaatgaatcttacaaaaaaaaaataaagataattaattttgatgattaTATCCTCATTTTTTACCTACTTTCTTTTTCGATCTCAACACActcttattttttctctacAATTCTCTTTTCCATCTTGCTAATAAGCTACAcacatttcttttcttccttatttccaatgaaaaaaataataactaatttattttctattttggaaaaatatttgctttatttataattttatattatgctCATGCGTCACATGTGCACCTGGTCAaagttaataataaatattttcatgttaatttgttttactttccaaaacaatgtacaacaaaataaaatttgcatCTTTCTGTGTTTGGTATGGTAATGAAAAATtcattaacataataataaattcatagTTGACGAGAAATGAAACCTAAAAGTGTTTGATATTGCACATGAGTTCAATCTCTGCGTTTGATTATTACAATACATCGAGATTAATACTGATCTCAACaatcttttcttatttattacAGTTTAATATAAAAGCACTACTAAAAATTAGGTCATAGTTGCATTTTTTTGgcagtgtttttgaaaaatgctgCTATGGCCAATTTATAGCCGTGTTTTTAATAGATGTCGCTTAAAACCTTGACTTAGAGTAGCATTTTTAAAGCGCTGCTATAGGGGAGGTCTATAATTGCGTTTTTAAGAGTCTTTAGCCGTACTTTTGTGGAGAGGGCCTATTGTAGTGTTCGAGAAGCATGGCTATAGAcctaaccaaaaattaaaaagaaaaagagataatgtACTACGGCATTTTCGAAGCGCTGCTATAGCCAACctatagccatgtttttaaCAAACACCACTTAAAACTCTAATCTATAACAATGTGTATTAAGCACTGCAATAGAGGAggtctatagctgcgtttttaagGATCTTTAGCTGTGTTTTTTTGGATAGTGCCTATTGTGATGTTCGAGAAGCACGGCTATAGGgcaattgaaatttaaaaaaaagaaaaaaaaaaataagaggacGTATTATGGCGCTTTTAAAGTGCTGCAATAAGTcctaccaaaaaagaaaaataaattgtgtAGACCTATTATGGAGCTTAGGAAAAGCTGCTATAGATCctgcccaaaaagaaaaaattaatgtatCTATTACGGCACTTGAAAGCGCCGTAATAAGGGTATTGAACATTTTAGACCTATTACAGTGCTTAGAAAGCACCTCAATAGGGGATGTAGatactcaattttgcacccatgatttaatcaaggaagatgactAGAATGACCATTCATGTACCCCgaaaatcatgattgcattacatgcattaattcattcattgcatatcataaaaatgattttgagattctaacggtcgcGACGGTATGTCCGGTTTCCAAATCGGACCGttggataaaaaaatatcacatgatcaagtttgcacggtcagcatgcattgtgtctaaGTAGAGTCGACCatgcatgattaatttaaattaattgtggttggttaaaaaattaaaactaattaaataattttgtgattggttgatagttagtgtcaaaaataggaTTGCTAGCATAGGAATAAAGGGGATAAttagataacaataaaattatggataatttcaactttatcaagatttagtTTAtagtatttatctacaagataattattattaaaaagacctaaattatccagaaaagagataaaaatcttAGAATACGGATTGAAAACACATCTAAGTGCAAGGTTCGGctcaagaaaacctaaaaaaggagtccaaaacaCACCCGAACACGAAAGTGTGACCAACACTCAAGAGTACCATTTGACACTTTTGGAGTGCCAATCGGCACTTTTAAAGTGCCGAATGGCACCCTTAAGGGCTAAGGCCCAACTCTCTTTGGATGACGATAAGGCATATCTTTTTCGACTTATTTGCAGAAAGACGTGTCCCGATTCACATTCTACTCGTCAttgcttatttttttaacattccaGCCTCTATGAATAGAGATTGGATCTCAAAATTCAGGAGACTCTTTGACACTCTTTTACGCTTTCAGAGAGACACTTTCTCACACACTCAAAATTCTCATCTCCCTCTCTGATATTATCTCAagctagggtttttaggtttcaaagataattgcataaatttctttgaaccctaaaatatcCTCTCAAGAAGAAGAGTGctccatgcaagagg is a genomic window of Quercus lobata isolate SW786 chromosome 2, ValleyOak3.0 Primary Assembly, whole genome shotgun sequence containing:
- the LOC115976728 gene encoding uncharacterized protein LOC115976728 yields the protein MASISLEELHLFHKIDREIFSRLVIKLARDPTESLLVMAAWLWLEEKGYPNIVEKMVEMPDATVNALANEAVLCLKCLDPSTPSAAVSGGIPITARLMERDISLQLFRQNRFTATTGIKNFLNTICCQIFTDILQQVMAGTSQSTSSQPFDLPGSPHPIFGPITIVPTTTQCDFPTGELWGWQATDCASEDDRTIFLTFSRGFPVLEEEVRELFTKKYGDCVESVHMGNAPSNNSQPLYAKMVLRSVENVDRILSGLHIAKFRINGKHIWARKYERRE